One stretch of Corynebacterium imitans DNA includes these proteins:
- a CDS encoding sensor histidine kinase, whose amino-acid sequence MNRVHLYLLDSILVFAILLYINFTSAALARKGILLAVALLTVAAWVAWRRTEHRVAAVAFSLCAFAVFATANNPISILVLWCAVVAVHMSLGKRAAYVYAGAIVAAAFLAQLKVQAPVSKIALETLAGAAAAAAALNLASTVSRQRWYEAHQQDMAVAKERERIAATLHDALGHRLTTIGLSLDYALRIPDAEKRDSEIAHARASVSEALQEMRATVRAMKPAAHPDEDIESALSHLAESFATTSLDVEFSHAVHTPQAKYSTEERMLMLHFCQEALTNVLRHSHATKAQIVLDDRTLAVTDNGIGTTGPEAFGITSLRERAAGLGGEINTLAHGGIDGGFRIELHLKEKS is encoded by the coding sequence ATGAACCGCGTCCACCTCTACCTTTTGGACAGCATCTTGGTGTTCGCCATCTTGCTGTATATCAACTTCACGTCAGCGGCGCTCGCGCGTAAGGGAATTCTCCTGGCGGTCGCCTTACTCACCGTCGCGGCGTGGGTGGCGTGGCGCAGGACGGAGCACAGAGTTGCCGCGGTGGCTTTTTCCCTGTGCGCGTTCGCCGTCTTCGCCACGGCGAATAACCCGATCAGCATCCTTGTGCTGTGGTGCGCAGTCGTGGCAGTGCACATGAGTCTGGGCAAGCGGGCGGCGTATGTCTACGCAGGTGCGATCGTCGCGGCTGCTTTTCTCGCGCAGCTCAAGGTCCAAGCTCCGGTAAGCAAGATCGCGCTTGAAACGCTCGCCGGCGCTGCCGCAGCTGCGGCAGCCCTGAATCTTGCCTCCACGGTCTCCCGCCAGCGCTGGTACGAGGCGCACCAGCAGGACATGGCGGTGGCGAAGGAGCGTGAAAGGATCGCGGCCACGCTTCACGACGCCCTCGGGCACCGCCTCACCACCATCGGGCTGAGCCTCGACTACGCGCTCCGGATCCCCGACGCGGAAAAGCGTGATAGTGAGATCGCGCATGCACGCGCAAGCGTCTCGGAGGCTCTACAAGAGATGCGCGCGACGGTCCGCGCGATGAAACCTGCCGCGCATCCTGATGAGGACATCGAGTCCGCACTGTCCCATCTGGCGGAGTCTTTCGCCACCACTTCTTTGGACGTTGAGTTTTCTCACGCTGTTCACACACCACAGGCGAAGTACTCCACCGAAGAACGAATGCTCATGCTGCACTTTTGCCAAGAGGCACTGACCAATGTGCTGCGCCATTCGCACGCAACGAAGGCACAGATCGTCCTTGATGACCGAACACTGGCCGTAACGGACAACGGCATAGGCACGACTGGGCCGGAAGCTTTCGGCATCACGTCGCTTCGCGAACGCGCTGCAGGCCTCGGTGGTGAAATCAATACGCTCGCCCACGGCGGCATTGACGGAGGTTTCCGCATCGAATTGCACCTCAAGGAGAAATCATGA
- a CDS encoding CPBP family intramembrane glutamic endopeptidase, giving the protein MNPRIPVNAFGLLLRALIAMGVLLGANFARVPLAPYVDETLLFCLTPVLVVAFVVVWVRYVERSSINWRGAWGLVGGTLVVAVPMLVGWAVLAAILGPGQVVQEAAEAGDYPLVAIIAWILVRAYLLQGIPEELLYRGWLFDLTRHRETLTIVWTTAAFTLIHLTSSGGQQSALDHLVYLAMPFGMSILGAALVYRFGSFWWAAGSHGGMHLMLAVLSLAYPIELGNVAWVVLGLAQALAGVLVLWRRKAKARD; this is encoded by the coding sequence ATGAACCCAAGAATTCCTGTTAACGCATTCGGTCTCTTGCTGCGCGCCCTTATCGCTATGGGCGTGCTCCTGGGCGCAAACTTCGCTCGGGTCCCGCTCGCCCCATACGTAGATGAGACACTCCTGTTCTGCCTCACACCCGTCCTGGTGGTCGCGTTCGTCGTCGTGTGGGTGCGCTACGTTGAGCGCTCCAGCATCAATTGGCGCGGGGCCTGGGGTCTTGTCGGCGGCACGCTCGTGGTGGCCGTGCCGATGCTCGTGGGGTGGGCAGTGCTCGCAGCGATCCTCGGACCCGGGCAAGTGGTGCAGGAGGCAGCCGAGGCCGGCGACTACCCGCTGGTCGCAATCATCGCTTGGATCCTTGTGCGCGCATACTTGCTGCAAGGTATCCCCGAGGAGCTGCTCTACCGCGGCTGGCTGTTCGATCTCACGCGGCACCGAGAAACTCTCACCATTGTCTGGACGACTGCCGCCTTCACGTTGATTCACCTGACTTCTTCCGGCGGGCAACAAAGCGCGCTGGACCACCTCGTCTACCTGGCGATGCCCTTCGGGATGTCCATCCTGGGCGCGGCGCTGGTCTACCGCTTTGGCAGCTTCTGGTGGGCTGCAGGCTCGCACGGCGGGATGCACCTCATGCTTGCGGTACTGAGCTTGGCCTATCCGATTGAGCTGGGCAACGTTGCGTGGGTCGTGCTCGGCCTGGCGCAGGCGTTGGCCGGGGTGCTGGTGCTCTGGCGTCGAAAAGCAAAAGCACGCGATTAG
- a CDS encoding type B 50S ribosomal protein L31, with protein sequence MKKDIHPDYHPVIFQDANTGHKFLTRSTKTSDRTDTWEDGNEYPLIVVDVTAESHPFWTGAQRLMDTAGRVEKFNQRFGGMARRKKKTAK encoded by the coding sequence ATGAAGAAGGATATTCACCCGGATTACCACCCGGTGATTTTCCAGGACGCGAACACGGGCCACAAGTTCCTGACGCGCTCCACCAAGACCTCCGACCGCACCGATACCTGGGAAGACGGCAACGAGTACCCGCTCATCGTCGTCGATGTGACCGCCGAGTCCCACCCGTTCTGGACCGGCGCACAGCGTCTCATGGACACCGCTGGCCGCGTTGAGAAGTTCAACCAGCGCTTCGGTGGCATGGCTCGCCGCAAGAAGAAGACCGCTAAGTAA
- the rpmF gene encoding 50S ribosomal protein L32: MATPKFKKSRANTRMRRSQWKADNAQLQVVKIDGQEVRIPRRLVKAAQAGLIDVEQF, translated from the coding sequence ATGGCTACACCGAAGTTTAAGAAGTCCCGCGCCAACACCCGTATGCGCCGTTCGCAGTGGAAGGCTGACAATGCCCAGCTGCAGGTTGTCAAGATCGACGGCCAGGAAGTGCGCATCCCGCGTCGTCTGGTCAAGGCTGCTCAGGCTGGCCTGATCGACGTCGAGCAGTTCTAG
- a CDS encoding response regulator transcription factor, which yields MKILVADDEQAVRDSLKRSLRFNGYEVCLAQDGEEALDMIRTEEPDLTILDVMMPKLDGLGVCRTLRSSGYDRPVLMLTARDGVSDRVAGLDAGADDYLPKPFALEELLARVRSLLRRARADSIDENSHESSSLKFEDLTLNPETRDVTRGTRTISLTRTEFALLHLLMQNPRRVLSRQTILEEVWGYDFPTSGNALEVYIGYLRRKTEAAGEARLIHTVRGVGYVLRETAP from the coding sequence ATGAAAATTTTAGTGGCTGACGACGAGCAGGCCGTCCGCGATTCGCTCAAGCGCTCTCTCCGCTTCAACGGGTACGAGGTGTGCCTGGCCCAAGATGGGGAAGAGGCCTTGGACATGATCCGCACCGAGGAGCCGGATCTGACCATCCTCGACGTGATGATGCCCAAGCTCGACGGTCTCGGCGTGTGCCGTACGCTGCGCTCTTCCGGGTACGACCGGCCGGTGCTCATGCTCACCGCGCGCGACGGCGTCTCTGACAGGGTCGCCGGCCTAGACGCGGGCGCGGACGATTACCTGCCTAAGCCTTTTGCGCTCGAGGAGTTGCTCGCGCGAGTGCGCTCGCTGCTGCGTCGCGCCCGGGCGGACTCGATTGACGAGAATTCGCATGAGTCTTCGTCGTTGAAGTTCGAGGACCTCACGTTGAACCCGGAAACGCGCGATGTGACTCGCGGGACCCGGACGATTTCGCTCACCCGCACCGAGTTCGCGCTGCTGCACCTGCTGATGCAGAACCCGCGCCGCGTGCTGTCGCGTCAGACCATTCTGGAGGAGGTGTGGGGCTACGATTTCCCCACCTCGGGCAATGCGCTTGAGGTCTACATCGGCTACCTGCGCCGCAAGACCGAGGCTGCAGGCGAGGCCCGTCTGATCCACACCGTGCGTGGCGTCGGCTACGTGCTGCGGGAGACTGCCCCGTGA